One window from the genome of Hippocampus zosterae strain Florida chromosome 7, ASM2543408v3, whole genome shotgun sequence encodes:
- the LOC127603363 gene encoding LOW QUALITY PROTEIN: trophoblast glycoprotein-like (The sequence of the model RefSeq protein was modified relative to this genomic sequence to represent the inferred CDS: deleted 1 base in 1 codon), whose protein sequence is MPDWSDSGFLCCALLLSLLGSVYAPPSSSSSSCPPGCECSEAAHTVKCVAKDLRGVPVGLPRYTRNLFISGNNIARLGADSFKGLHNVSNLSLSNNKISEVDSHAFSGLPGLRSLDLSSNRLSAVHPEAFAVAERSLLQLNLSRALRNRSAVSDVAAALRRSALTSLRGLDLSHNGLVYLPPRVFSRLGGLRRLLLANNSLVAVRNATLAGLGALRELDLRLNSLKNVPEEGLRELDSLPEAEILLGENPFTCVCGVEPFARWLNRSRGRVRHPEELVCAFPAALRNASLLSVAGAAGSLACRQAGAGARLALQTSYVFLGLVLGLLGLVFLFVLYLNRRGIKKRADDMRDACRELWDGYRLEIDSDPRLSSQVSSGADA, encoded by the exons ATGCCGGACTGGAGCGACAGCGGCTTCCTCTGCTGCGCTTTGCTGCTCTCGCTGCTCGGCTCCGTTTACGCCCCgccgtcctcgtcctcgtcctcctgcCCGCCGGGTTGCGAGTGCTCCGAGGCGGCGCACACGGTCAAGTGCGTGGCCAAGGACCTGCGGGGCGTTCCGGTTGGGCTCCCCCGGTACACCCGGAACCTTTTCATTAGCGGCAACAACATCGCCCGCCTCGGGGCCGACTCTTTCAAGGGCCTCCACAATGTCAGCAACCTTTCCCTCAGCAACAACAA GATTTCCGAGGTGGACTCGCACGCCTTCTCCGGCCTGCCGGGTCTGCGCTCGCTGGACCTGAGCTCCAACCGGCTGTCGGCGGTCCACCCGGAGGCCTTCGCGGTGGCCGAGCGATCGCTGCTCCAGCTCAACCTGAGTCGCGCCCTCCGCAACCGGTCGGCCGTGTCGGACGTGGCGGCGGCGCTGCGCCGGAGCGCCCTGACCTCCCTGCGCGGCCTGGACCTGTCGCACAACGGCCTGGTCTACCTGCCGCCGCGCGTT TTCTCGCGTCTGGGCGGACTGCGCCGGCTGCTGCTCGCCAACAACTCCCTGGTGGCCGTGCGCAACGCCACCCTGGCCGGTTTGGGGGCTCTGCGGGAGCTGGACCTGCGGCTCAACTCGCTAAAGAACGTCCCCGAGGAGGGCCTGCGCGAGCTGGACTCGCTGCCGGAGGCCGAGATCCTCCTGGGGGAGAACCCCTTCACGTGCGTGTGCGGTGTGGAACCTTTCGCCCGCTGGCTAAACCGCTCCCGGGGACGCGTGCGCCACCCCGAGGAGCTGGTCTGCGCCTTTCCCGCCGCCCTGAGGAACGCCTCCCTGCTCTCTGTGGCGGGCGCCGCCGGCAGCCTGGCCTGCCGCCAAGCGGGCGCCGGCGCCCGCTTGGCCCTGCAGACCTCCTACGTCTTTCTGGGTCTGGTGCTGGGTCTGCTGGGTCTGGTCTTCCTCTTTGTGCTCTACCTGAACCGCAGGGGGATAAAGAAGCGCGCGGACGACATGCGCGACGCCTGCAGGGAGCTGTGGGACGGCTACCGCTTGGAGATCGACTCGGACCCCCGCCTGTCCTCCCAGGTATCCTCGGGCGCCGACGCGTAA